A section of the Meles meles chromosome 8, mMelMel3.1 paternal haplotype, whole genome shotgun sequence genome encodes:
- the CDCA5 gene encoding sororin, whose amino-acid sequence MSERRTRSGGAAQRSGPGAPSPTQSLRRSQRKSGPDLQSTLPEIWPKAPPAAQVRKPIVLKKIVAHSVEVPPVHTPRRSPRIAFFLEKENNPPNKEPAEKDLFKACGVPVTPTTTPVLCPLNAESSSREGELDARDLEMSKKVRRSYSRLETFGSASTSTPGRRSCFGFEGLLGSEDLAQVSPVVSSKLTEAPRVPVKPWAPDTTLPGISPPAVKEKRKKRKVPEVLKSELDEWAAAMNAEFEAAEQFDLLVE is encoded by the exons ATGTCCGAGAGGCGAACGCGGTCCGGAGGAGCCGCCCAGCGCTCCG ggCCGGGGGCCCCATCTCCTACTCAGTCTCTGCGGAGGTCCCAGCGGAAATCAGGCCCTGATCTCCAGAGCACCCTCCCTGAAATCTGGCCCAAG GCACCCCCTGCGGCTCAAGTCAGAAAGCCCATCGTTTTAAAGAAGATCGTAGCGCATTCTGTAGAG GTGCCGCCTGTCCACACACCTCGAAGGAGCCCACGG ATTGCTTTTTTCTTGGAGAAGGAAAACAACCCTCCCAACAAGGAGCCTGCAGAGAAGGACCTCTTCAAGGCATGTGGAGTTCCTGTCACGCCCACCACCACCCCAGTGCTCTGCCCCCTGAACGCTGAGTCCAGCTCCAGAGAAGGAGAGCTGGATGCCAGAGACTTGGAAATGTCTAAGAAGGTCAGGCGATCCTACAGCCGCCTGGAGACCTTCGGCTCCGCCTCTACCTCCACCCCGGGCCGCCGGTCTTGCTTTGGTTTCGAGGGGCTGCTGGGGTCCGAAGATCTGGCCCAGGTCTCGCCTGTGGTGTCTTCCAAGTTAACCGAAGCCCCCAGGGTCCCTGTGAAGCCCTGGGCCCCCGATACGACTCTGCCCGGAATCTCGCCGCCGGCCGTGAAGGAGAAACGCAAGAAGAGAAAGGTGCCTGAGGTCCTG AAATCGGAGCTGGATGAATGGGCCGCGGCCATGAACGCAGAGTTTGAAGCTGCTGAGCAGTTCGATCTCCTGGTTGAATGA
- the TMEM262 gene encoding transmembrane protein 262: MRWVDRLAVLFFPQGMVLTAAALLLFFIHVGVLTSDVHNFYVTHRYDRMSFQYTVVLMFSQVISICWAAMGSLYAEMTGDKFLRCFALTILILNGVMFFNRLSLEFLAIQYRQENH; this comes from the exons ATGCGGTGGGTGGACCGGCTGGCTGTGCTCTTCTTCCCACAAGGCATGGTGCTCACCGCCGCTGCCCTGTTGCTCTTCTTTATACACGTCGGCGTCCTTACCAGCGACGTGCACAACTTCTACGTCACCCACCGCTACGACCGCATGAGCTTTCAATACACGGTGGTCCTGATG TTCTCCCAGGTGATCAGCATCTGCTGGGCAGCCATGGGATCACTGTACGCCGAGATGACAGGCGACAAGTTTCTCCGGTGCTTTGCCCTGACCATCCtga TCCTAAATGGAGTCATGTTCTTCAACCGCCTGTCCCTTGAGTTTCTGGCCATCCAGTACCGGCAGGAGAACCACTGA
- the ZFPL1 gene encoding zinc finger protein-like 1, with product MGLCKCPKRKVTNLFCFEHRVNVCEHCLVANHAKCIVQSYLQWLQDSDYNPNCRLCNIPLANRETTRLVCYDLFHWACLNERAAQLPRNTAPAGYQCPTCSGPVFPPSNLAGPVASALREKLATVNWARAGLGLPLIDEVVSPEPEPLNTSDFSDWSSFNANGTAEQEEITSASAAPSFYSQVPRPPASPSRPEQHTVIHMGNPEPLTHASAPRKVYDTRDDDRSPGLHGDCDDDKYRRRPALGWLAQLLRSRAGSRKRPLTLLQRAGLLLLLGLLGFLALLALMSRLGRAAADSDPNLDPLMNPHIRVGPS from the exons ATGGGACTTTGCAAGTGCCCCAAGAGGAAGGTGACCAATCTGTTTTGCTTCGAACACCGGGTCAACGTCTGCGAGCACTGCCTGGTAGCCAATCACGCCAAG tGCATCGTCCAGTCCTATCTGCAGTGGCTCCAAGATAGTGACTACAATCCGAATTGCCGCCTGTGCAACATACCCCTCGCCAACCGGGAGACGACCCGCCTTGTCTGTTATG ACCTCTTCCACTGGGCCTGCCTCAATGAACGTGCTGCCCAGCTACCCCGAAACACAGCGCCTGCTGGCTACCAGTGTCCCACCTGCAGTGGCCCCGTCTTCCCCCCAAGCAACCTGGCTGGCCCTGTGGCTTCCGCACTGAGAGAGAAGCTGGCCACGGTCAACTGGGCCCGGGCAGGACTGGGCCTTCCTCTG ATCGATGAGGTGGTGAGCCCGGAACCCGAGCCCCTCAACACCTCTGACTTCTCTGACTGGTCTAGCTTTAATG CCAATGGTACTGCGGAACAGGAGGAGATAACCAGCGCTTCCGCTGCCCCATCGTTTTACAGCCAAGTCCCCCGGCCCCCTGCTTCCCCGAGCCGGCCCGAGCAGCACACAGTGATTCACATGGGCAATCCTGAGCCCTTGACTCACG CCTCAGCCCCGAGGAAGGTGTATGACACGCGGGATGATGACCGTTCACCAGGCCTCCACGGGGATTGTGATGACGACAAGTACCGTCGCCGCCCTGCCTTGGGCTGGCTGGCCCAGCTGCTCAG GAGCCGGGCTGGGTCTCGTAAGCGGCCGCTGACCCTGCTGCAGCGGGCagggctgctgctgctcctggggctgctgggcTTCCTGGCCCTCCTCGCGCTCATGTCTCGCCTGGGCCGAGCCGCAGCTGACAGCGATCCCAACCTGGACCCCCTCATGAACCCTCACATTCGTGTGGGTCCCTCCTGA